The Longimicrobium sp. genome has a window encoding:
- a CDS encoding cytochrome c biogenesis protein CcdA, whose product MQAQSLGLFVAFSAGLLSFLSPCVLPLVPSYATFITGMSLDELEAQETARTRRTVFVHGLLFVLGFTLVFLALGASATFIGALLKFASRWVQAVGGVLLILFGLYLVGLLRLPGAGREWRMHLSEKPVGYLGTLLVGVTFGAGWTPCIGPVLGGILTMAAARGTMGEGMGLLAVYSAGLAIPFLLSTVLIERFLTGFRRFRRVLPWVNRVSGAMLLVLGVLMVTGSFTTLSALMVKWTPDWLSARL is encoded by the coding sequence ATGCAAGCGCAGTCGCTCGGCCTGTTCGTCGCCTTCAGCGCGGGGCTGCTCAGCTTCCTCTCGCCCTGCGTGCTGCCGCTGGTGCCGAGCTACGCCACGTTCATCACCGGGATGAGCCTGGACGAGCTCGAGGCGCAGGAGACCGCGCGCACCCGCCGCACCGTGTTCGTGCACGGGCTGCTGTTCGTGCTCGGCTTCACCCTCGTCTTCCTCGCCCTCGGCGCGTCGGCCACCTTCATCGGCGCGCTGCTGAAGTTCGCCAGCCGCTGGGTGCAGGCCGTGGGCGGCGTGCTGCTGATCCTCTTCGGCCTCTACCTCGTCGGCCTGCTGCGCCTCCCCGGCGCCGGGCGCGAGTGGCGGATGCATCTCTCCGAGAAGCCGGTCGGCTACCTGGGCACGCTGCTGGTGGGCGTCACCTTCGGAGCGGGGTGGACGCCGTGCATCGGGCCGGTGCTGGGCGGCATCCTGACCATGGCCGCCGCGCGCGGGACGATGGGGGAGGGGATGGGGCTGCTGGCGGTGTACTCGGCCGGGCTGGCGATCCCCTTCCTCCTCTCCACGGTGCTGATCGAGCGCTTCCTCACCGGCTTCCGACGCTTCCGCCGCGTGCTGCCGTGGGTGAACCGCGTCAGCGGGGCGATGCTGCTGGTGCTGGGCGTGCTGATGGTCACCGGCTCGTTCACCACCCTCTCCGCGCTGATGGTGAAGTGGACCCCGGACTGGCTCTCCGCGCGGCTCTGA
- a CDS encoding type II toxin-antitoxin system Phd/YefM family antitoxin yields the protein MISLKDIHSLSDFQRNARAYLEHLKETGRPQVLTIHGQAELVVQHADAYQKLLDLAANAAAIVGIQRGLQGMYDGTGEDAEDAFASLERELGIAEHA from the coding sequence ATGATCAGCCTGAAGGACATCCACTCACTCTCCGACTTCCAGCGTAATGCGCGGGCGTACTTGGAGCATTTGAAGGAAACCGGCCGTCCGCAGGTTCTGACGATACACGGGCAGGCCGAGCTCGTGGTGCAGCACGCGGACGCGTACCAGAAGCTTCTCGACCTGGCGGCCAATGCCGCGGCCATTGTTGGCATCCAGCGGGGCTTGCAGGGGATGTACGACGGGACCGGCGAAGATGCCGAGGATGCGTTCGCCTCGCTGGAACGTGAGCTCGGGATCGCGGAGCACGCGTAG
- a CDS encoding type II toxin-antitoxin system RelE/ParE family toxin, with translation MFRVRIEAEARNNLRKHYQNLRSRNPGSEYPDQWYYGIRAAIRDLAASADQCGLAYEDRFFAETIRQRLFDSYKILFAIREDTVHVLHVRHQAQDPEDLMPEAGG, from the coding sequence GTGTTCCGGGTCCGGATCGAGGCCGAGGCCAGGAACAATCTCCGGAAGCACTATCAGAACCTTCGGTCGCGCAATCCCGGTTCGGAGTACCCCGACCAGTGGTACTACGGGATCCGGGCCGCCATTCGGGATCTCGCGGCTTCGGCCGACCAGTGCGGGCTGGCTTACGAAGACCGCTTCTTCGCCGAAACCATCCGCCAGCGACTCTTCGATTCGTACAAGATCCTCTTCGCGATCCGGGAAGATACCGTCCACGTGCTCCATGTCCGGCACCAGGCGCAGGACCCCGAGGATCTGATGCCTGAGGCTGGGGGCTGA
- a CDS encoding response regulator transcription factor encodes MAKQIRILLVDDHAVLRAGLRALLEAEPGFLVVGEAGTGEEGVMKAKQLLPDVVVMDLSMPGAGGLEAVREISALGKEIRTLVLTMHGEEEHLLPVLEAGGSGYVNKRSADEELIEAIKTVAGGDVFLYPSGAKLLLRGLKQKAEPGEDDPLEKLTDREREVLAFTVEGFSSSEIGKKLFISPKTVDTYRARIMEKLNLHHRSELVRFALKTGLLKPD; translated from the coding sequence ATGGCGAAACAGATCCGCATCCTGCTGGTGGACGACCACGCCGTGCTGCGCGCCGGGCTGCGCGCGCTGCTCGAGGCCGAGCCCGGCTTCCTGGTGGTCGGCGAGGCGGGAACGGGCGAGGAGGGGGTGATGAAGGCGAAGCAACTCCTCCCCGACGTGGTGGTGATGGACCTGTCGATGCCGGGCGCGGGCGGGCTGGAGGCGGTGCGCGAGATCTCCGCGCTGGGAAAGGAGATCCGCACCCTCGTCCTCACCATGCACGGCGAGGAGGAGCACCTCCTCCCGGTGCTGGAGGCGGGCGGCAGCGGCTACGTGAACAAGCGCAGCGCCGACGAGGAGCTGATCGAGGCCATCAAGACGGTGGCCGGCGGCGACGTCTTCCTCTACCCCAGCGGCGCCAAGCTCCTGCTGCGCGGCCTCAAGCAGAAGGCCGAGCCGGGCGAGGACGACCCGCTGGAGAAGCTGACCGACCGCGAGCGCGAGGTGCTGGCGTTCACCGTGGAGGGGTTCAGCAGCAGCGAGATCGGGAAGAAGCTGTTCATCAGCCCCAAGACGGTGGACACCTACCGCGCCCGCATCATGGAGAAGCTGAACCTGCACCACCGCAGCGAGCTGGTGCGGTTCGCGCTGAAGACGGGGCTGCTGAAGCCGGACTGA
- a CDS encoding nitronate monooxygenase produces MTAFGIEHPLIIQGGMGVGVSNWVLAKAVSLRGQLGVVSGTCIDTVLVRRLQDGDDGGHVRRAMAHFPLPEVVEDVLRKYFRPEGRAEGEPYKAIPMYKQVVSKVREQLTMLASFVEVWLAKEGHDGVVGVNLLTKVQMPNLATLYGAMLARVDYVLMGAGIPKEIPGALDLMAAHEPAAIRFDVESGVKDDSEMLTFDPREHFAEPPAGGVKRPYFLPIIASNSLATMLVRKATGRVDGFVIEAPTAGGHNAPPRVSGVYNERGEPLYGERDEVDLEKMKEHGLPFWLAGSAGTPEKLAEALDAGAAGVQVGTLFAYSDESGIAPELKRDVIRQAQDDAIDVLTDGRASPTGFPFKVVQLGGTVSQLPVYEARERVCDLGYLRQPFKRADGRIDYRCAAEPVETYVKKGGQRDDTVGRKCLCNALFATIGMGQVRDEGVEEKPLITSGDELKNIRRFIGSDRAGYSAGEVIDWLLSGLERLCHPRASEAKHARAAAPVVG; encoded by the coding sequence ATGACTGCATTCGGGATCGAGCATCCGCTCATCATCCAGGGCGGTATGGGCGTGGGTGTGTCCAACTGGGTGCTGGCCAAGGCGGTCTCCCTGCGAGGGCAGCTGGGCGTCGTTTCCGGCACGTGCATCGACACGGTGCTGGTGCGCCGCCTCCAGGACGGCGACGACGGCGGGCACGTCCGCCGCGCCATGGCGCACTTCCCCCTCCCCGAGGTGGTGGAGGACGTGCTGCGGAAGTACTTCCGTCCCGAGGGCAGGGCCGAGGGCGAGCCGTACAAGGCCATCCCGATGTACAAGCAGGTGGTCAGCAAGGTACGCGAGCAGCTGACCATGCTGGCGTCGTTCGTGGAGGTGTGGCTGGCCAAGGAGGGGCACGACGGCGTGGTGGGCGTGAACCTCCTCACCAAGGTGCAGATGCCGAACCTGGCCACGCTCTACGGGGCGATGCTGGCCCGGGTCGACTACGTGCTGATGGGCGCGGGGATCCCCAAGGAGATTCCCGGCGCGCTGGACCTGATGGCCGCGCACGAGCCCGCCGCCATCCGCTTCGACGTGGAGAGCGGGGTGAAGGACGACAGCGAGATGCTGACCTTCGACCCGCGCGAGCACTTCGCCGAGCCGCCGGCGGGCGGCGTCAAGCGTCCGTACTTCCTCCCCATCATCGCCTCGAACTCGCTGGCGACGATGCTGGTGCGCAAGGCGACGGGGCGCGTCGACGGGTTCGTGATCGAGGCGCCCACCGCGGGCGGGCACAACGCTCCGCCGCGCGTGTCCGGCGTCTACAACGAGCGCGGCGAGCCGCTGTACGGCGAGCGCGACGAGGTGGACCTGGAGAAGATGAAGGAGCACGGGCTCCCCTTCTGGCTGGCGGGGAGCGCGGGGACTCCGGAGAAGCTGGCCGAGGCGCTGGACGCGGGCGCCGCCGGCGTGCAGGTGGGAACGCTGTTCGCCTACAGCGACGAGAGCGGGATCGCGCCCGAGCTCAAGCGCGACGTGATCCGCCAGGCGCAGGACGACGCCATCGACGTGCTGACCGACGGCCGCGCGTCGCCCACCGGCTTCCCCTTCAAGGTGGTGCAGCTGGGCGGCACGGTGTCGCAGCTGCCGGTCTACGAGGCGCGCGAGCGCGTGTGCGACCTGGGCTACCTGCGCCAGCCGTTCAAGCGCGCCGACGGCCGCATCGACTACCGCTGCGCCGCCGAGCCGGTAGAGACGTACGTGAAGAAGGGCGGCCAGCGCGACGACACCGTCGGCCGCAAGTGCCTGTGCAATGCGCTCTTCGCCACCATCGGCATGGGCCAGGTGCGCGACGAGGGCGTCGAGGAGAAGCCGCTGATCACCAGCGGCGACGAGCTGAAGAACATCCGCCGCTTCATCGGCAGCGACCGCGCCGGCTACAGCGCCGGCGAGGTGATCGACTGGCTGCTCTCCGGCCTCGAGCGCCTCTGCCACCCGCGCGCCTCCGAGGCGAAGCACGCCCGCGCCGCCGCGCCGGTCGTCGGCTGA
- the fabF gene encoding beta-ketoacyl-ACP synthase II: protein MPQRRVVVTGVGMVTPLGNNADDTWRNVLAGKSGTGPLTKFELEGLPPEVRVAAEVKDFDPEPVIERREQKRMDTFIQYALVATDEAMRSAGMGGIGPVPDPENTGTIIGSGMGGIDNIMQTRTLMDAKGPGRVSPFFIPASIINLAPGQVAMRTGATGPSYSPVSACASSNHAIGEAFHAIQRGDADMMIAGGTEACVTAISFAGFAAARALASDWETPETASKPFDRRRSGFVHAEGGAILILEELESAKRRGAPILAEILGFGMSADAFHVTAPPENGEGAARAMRRALKSAGIAPEQVDYINAHGTATPVGDVAETRAIRTVFGPHAEKLAVSSTKSMLGHALGGSAAIEAGVSIFALRDGVMPPTINLTEPDPDCDLDYVSEGARKKELDVVISNSFGFGGANTTLVLKRYEE, encoded by the coding sequence ATGCCGCAACGCAGGGTGGTCGTAACCGGCGTGGGGATGGTCACGCCGCTGGGGAACAACGCGGACGACACCTGGCGCAACGTGCTGGCCGGGAAGTCGGGGACGGGGCCGCTCACCAAGTTCGAGCTCGAGGGGCTGCCGCCGGAGGTGCGCGTGGCCGCCGAGGTGAAGGACTTCGATCCCGAGCCGGTGATCGAGCGGCGCGAGCAGAAGCGGATGGACACCTTCATCCAGTACGCGCTGGTCGCCACCGACGAGGCGATGCGCTCGGCCGGGATGGGCGGGATCGGGCCGGTCCCCGATCCCGAGAACACGGGCACCATCATCGGCAGCGGGATGGGGGGGATCGACAACATCATGCAGACGCGCACCCTGATGGACGCCAAGGGGCCGGGGCGCGTCTCCCCTTTCTTCATCCCCGCCAGCATCATCAACCTGGCCCCCGGGCAGGTGGCGATGCGCACGGGGGCAACGGGGCCCAGCTACTCGCCCGTGTCCGCCTGCGCCAGCAGCAACCACGCGATCGGCGAGGCCTTTCACGCCATCCAGCGCGGCGACGCGGACATGATGATCGCCGGCGGCACCGAGGCGTGCGTCACCGCCATCTCGTTCGCCGGGTTCGCGGCGGCGCGGGCGCTGGCGAGCGACTGGGAGACGCCGGAGACCGCGAGCAAGCCGTTCGACCGGCGCCGCAGCGGCTTCGTGCACGCCGAGGGCGGGGCGATCCTGATCCTGGAGGAGCTGGAGTCGGCGAAGCGCCGCGGCGCGCCGATCCTGGCGGAGATCCTGGGCTTCGGGATGAGCGCCGACGCCTTCCACGTGACCGCGCCGCCCGAGAACGGCGAGGGCGCCGCGCGGGCCATGCGGCGCGCGCTGAAGAGCGCCGGCATCGCCCCCGAGCAGGTGGACTACATCAACGCGCACGGCACGGCCACGCCGGTAGGCGACGTCGCCGAGACGCGGGCGATTCGCACCGTGTTCGGCCCGCACGCGGAGAAGCTGGCCGTCTCGTCCACCAAGTCGATGCTGGGCCACGCGCTGGGCGGGAGCGCGGCCATCGAGGCGGGCGTCAGCATCTTCGCGCTGCGCGACGGGGTGATGCCGCCCACCATTAACCTCACCGAGCCCGACCCCGACTGCGACCTGGACTACGTCTCCGAGGGCGCGCGGAAGAAGGAGCTGGACGTGGTCATCTCCAACTCTTTCGGCTTCGGCGGCGCCAACACCACGCTGGTGCTCAAGCGCTACGAGGAGTAG